TTACTGCCCCGTTAGAGCAAGGTCAATGGTATAGCCAACTaggctccaattcatctatagccaatctaatagccaatttatacaatagttgcttactatactattagcaTATGGTCCCACCGTCAtatacacattgcgtcttgaagtccgtgctgcagctgactacagatttgtagcccgctgctcttctctcttatcttttatcttattaaaatatatttacagctggcttatagcatgctattgtacctgctcttacagTGGACACGTCAGGGATCGTGGAGACATGTCAGCTTGGCCCACTGacacaaaatagaaaaaactaTTCACGTACAGTAGCTGCTCCCTTGTCACGCTTTAACACTCTGACGAGCATGGCTATGACTTGTCTTCTCTCGAACATGGCTGTTGATATTTGTTGACCAACTATGGATGTGTTTTAGTTATTTAGTGTAAAGTCTTTAAGTATACGggcacatatttaaagtatgaaacatagactaataataaaataaattataaattccgcatgtaaactacgagacaaatttattaagcctaattaatctgtcattagcaaatatttactatagcatcatattgtcaaatcatggtgtaattaggcttaaaagatttgtctcgtaatttacatgttaactgtgcaattgttttttaaaaaaattattagtaataaaaaataatttatgtgtagcatcatattgtcaaaatgcTTATCCGATAAAATTTAttagtaataaaaatattttatgtgtaaAATATTTGTACGTATATCCTTAACAATTAAAAATCAAATGCTATAAATAAGCCAATCATAAAATCAACTtctaaattaagtttaaaactttaattttattttttaaaagttaaatGAGAACGTGGTTAAAGGATGAGGACATGGCTGTGTAACCCCCTCCTCCCGGCACGTATAAACGAAATTCGTTTTATTGCATGACTatttaagtattaactattttttttaaaaaatagattaatatgtttttttaaacaactttcatatagaaagttttttataaattacaccgtttagcagtttgaaaaatgtgcgcGCGGAAGACGAGAGAGGTGGGTTAGGAAAATGGGCACCGGTAGAGAAACCATATTTGGTCGGTTgcccaaaatccacaataatcccggtttgaataagaaccgggactaaaaatgatctttagtcccggttgaaaaagcTGACGTCACTttttaacaccaaccgggactaaagatcatttttagtcccggttcgaaagAAGGCAGGCTGTGTTAGACCCCCCACTAtgataataccaaccgggactaaagatccaatTTTAATCCCGGTTGCTTATAACAACCGAGAcaaaagaaaaacgaaaaaaaatcgcACTGCGCCTCCTTGAGAGGACCAACAGCCTTATCCTCTCATCCACtcatctctcctcctctcccttatCTTCTCCAATCTTCTCCTCCCTTCTCATCTTCTCatctccttcttctcttcttcccccttccttcccttcccctctcctccccctcccctgcgGCCGTGGCAGATCCCTCCCCGACACAAGCGTGGccgcgcgcggcgagcggcggatgcagccgcggcggcggctgggcggcgggccggcgaagggtggcggcggcgcaggcggagcGTGCggcagaagcggcggcggcagcggccgtgcAGCCTGGCGGAGGGTGGCGGCCAGGTGACAGTGGTGAAGCGATGAATTTgcttttgagaatttgtgatgtatttgatctgtgcgatgtaaatatgtgatgtatttgtgatgtttctttttagaatttgtgatgtatttgttttgattatctgtgatgtatttggatatTGTGGATTTGTAGATGATCGATCTGGGATTCGGAGATGATCTTTTGTTCTGTGATTTTGGggatgatttggggatatggtgaaatcaatattcaaagtaaaaaacaataaaagaaaaaagaaaatactaaCCAGATCTGgtttcatttttagtcccggttggtaacaccaaccggggtTTAAAATggctccatctttagtcccggttggtaccaaccaggactaaagatcgatttttagtctggggtatttgaaccgggactaaagataacgatctttagtcccggattcgtagttccggttgaaaaaccgggactacagggggttgcaaaccgggagtaaaaaacgtttctccaccagtggggggaagaacacagcctattAAGTCAGGAGCTTTGGGACGGTAGCAACGCCCATTTATTTGACACTCTTAATATAATTAACAACAAGATTCcctataaaatattttatagatCTCGTCAAGATTTATTGAAGAGTTTGAAACGTAGTTCAaagagattttctaaaaattgATCCAAGATTTATAACAAATATTTGGACCTCTGAACAATATTAAGAAATCAGTAGTCAACCACCAAAATTACGGATTTCGTTGAAATGcataattttgataaaatattTGACCTCGTATGACCTATTTTAAAGgaacaattgcttatttgaccccgttttgagccctaactaccaatttgaccctacttttaaaagtttgcttatttgaccctccttttcAAAAACGAAGCTCCCGTATGACCCTGTTCTGTTAAGGGCATCTAACGGTGTTAACTGAAGCACAAAATGTCTCTTTTGCCCTTACTCATTTGACCCTATTACATGTGGAACCCACCCGCAGttccctcttctcctctcctctcttctctcttctcttctcttctcttctcctctcctccacggGGCGGCGACTgatgggccggcggcggcggcgctctgagggggctgagggagaggggacggagggagggagcggcggcagcggtggctgaCGGAGGGGGTGAGTTGCGGCGGGGGCGCACGGAGGGGGCGAGCTGTCGTCCTGGctcgtggagggagggaggaacgACGGCGGTGCAGGTGAgcggaaggagggaggaggcggcggcgacggcgcaagcgcccggaaggagggaggaggcgggagagggggccggcgccggcgcaagCGTGCGGAAGGAGGGAggacgcggcagcggcggcgccagatctgagggggtggcggcgccggctccggctcttcgtcgtcgtcgtcagcagGGCGCCGGCGCTGGTTCTGGctcttcgtcgtcgtcctcgtcctcgtcagCAGGGCGCCGGCTTCGGCTCTTCGTCGTCgatgagccgccgccgccactcctcctcgtcgtcgttgtcacTAGAGCCGGtgccggctcgtcgtcgtcgtcaccaggGCCGGTGCCGGCTCATTGTCGTCGTCACCAGGGCGGCGCTGATCTGAGGGGGTGGCGGCACCAGCTCGCCGTCTCGCCGCAAGTCGCAGCCGTCGCCGCAAGGAGAGAAATGTGGATAGGGTTGGGTGGATGCATAGGGTTTTCTAAGGGTATTCtgggtattataaatattagttgtatttctttttttattttaaatcaaAACTTAACGGACTAATGGAAACAGGGTCAGACGGGAGCTTCGTTTTTgaaaaggagggtcaaataagcaaactctaaaaagtagggtcaaattggtagttaggattcaaaacggggtcaaataagcaatagcccctattttaaaatttataaattcaaAAATCGCATCGTTGCATGGCTCGTGTGACCACAGACCATCCCCATGCGCACGATAgaattgatatattttttataagaataaattatatatagttCATTTTACCTTCGACCTAGTTTGATACTATATACGGGATGGATTAATATTGCATGCTCTTGGAAAATAAAATTGTTGCACATGCTCCTGTTGTACGGCAAAGATGTAAGTACCCATGTTAAATACTttatccgtcctaaaatataattaataatttaagaTTGAATGGGACGCATCCTAGTACCACAAATCTGAATAGCTCactaatttggtaatataaatgttgctatatttttttataaacttatcaaaatatcaaaatgtttgacttacaaatgatttaataatatgaaatggaggatgCATGTGACCATTGCAGAGCACATACATGTGACGACGGCTTGCctgggaaaaaaaatgttcttaTAGGGTACGTATAAAATATTCAGATAGACATGCATGTTATATGTAGGCATGTAGCTTGACCAGTACCGAGACATTAATTTGGTGTCATGTCGCAGGTGTACTCGCTGGTGGACCAAGGAAACAACCAACGTGCAGTCTCTAAATAGGAGAGGAACGGGATAGGTACATGTTGCATCCCATTAGAACATAATGGACGTGATCCATCCTGATAAAATGCATACACGTGGCACACTGATGAGCAAGGAGCATATGAACCGTGGTTcatattatctatctatctatctatctatctatctatatatatatatatatatatatatatatatatatatatatatatatatatatatatatagacacacacgtGGGATAAGGAGAATAAATGATAATTTGGTCAACAACTAATGAATTGTATTAATTTGACCGGTGtattaaaaaactaaaataatagATCTGCCCTGGAGAAAAGGATCGGAGAGGTTAGGAAAACGTACAGATGGGTTGATGCATGCCTTTTCTTCCGCCGTTTAAAGATCCAAACGCACCTCCTGTGCTCTACTCACAATATAATTAAGATTGATTATCCCGCCgattcatcataatataattgAGTAGTACTTCTCAACTTCCATCCTTTTTTCTGTTTGCTGGTCGGTGAACATGCATGCGTGACATGCAAACTCAACAGTAGGCCGTGCAGATGCAATTCGAATTGCCGTCTGAGCGAGCGACTCCCGGCTGCGCTGAAGTTTCCGATCGTGTTAATGGAAATGGCAAGGCGAAAGTCGCTCGCGTTCGATCTACTCGCGGCCTTCCGTTCCAATATGCTATCTGCCTCTCTCTCGATTAGATATATTTACATGCCTCTTCCGAATACATTTGactgaggaataagttcactttgggtccctctatttgtggAAAACGCTTCGATTAGGACGTCCGAGACGAGCGCAAATATCGGACGTCCTTATGACCTTATCCAAACCTCTCGACCGCCTCTCCCCACCATTCCCTTCGTTCCTTTCATTTTTTCTCCTCttactctctctcttctcaAAAAGTCACGAGAGATGCCGAGGGCgaggcgtcgtcgccgtcgccggcagccACACGGCGACATCGGCGGTGGGGCAAGGTGGTGCATGCATAGGTAGGAGGTGCTgaacctcgccggcggccacaaGATGGCGATGAGGCAAGGCGGCGCGAGTTAGGGAGGAAGCACTGGACCTCGTCGATGGGGGGCGTGGTAGGGAGGAGGCGATGGACCTCGTCGGCGTCCACGGGACAGGCAACGCAGGATTAGGGAGGAGTCGCGGTGGCTTGCAGCCGGTCGCCGGAATTGCtatactccggccgccgccgtctctagCCCGGGATCCGCGCCggccttcctccgccgcctcgtcaCTCGCCTTCGCCAGGCGTGCTGCGGCGCGGCCGCTCTGGGTGCAGCTCCTGCTGTCGGTGGCTCAgtgcaccgccaccgccgtcgtctcctgTTCGGGATCCGCGCcggccgtcctccgccgcctcgtcgctcGCCTTCGccaggcgcgcggcggcgcggccgctccGGGCGCAGCTCCTGCCGTCGGCGGTTCGGCAAGTCCCTGGCTTCGTCGTGGGCAcactgctgcggcggcggcggcgggtaggAGCCACCGAGGCCGACGAGGCCGTGTAGACTGCGACTGAGGTGAGAGGGGCTTGCTTCCCCATCCCCTCGGAGGGTGATTTGTGCATTTTGTTGCAcaccacatgtttttttttgttgcatatAGTGTGTCCGTGATGTTGCAATCCGTAATTTTCTGGATGTTTCTTAAATCAATACTGGATGATGTTGCATTTGGTCTCTTCGGGATGTTGCATATATTGGTTTTTTGTTGTTGTAGACAATGTTTTTTAGTGTTGCATTCGATTGAAACATGTTCGATAATGCGGTGAAACATCTTCGATAAAGCGGTGAAACATTCCTCAAAGATAAAACATCAAGAAACAATTCgtgttgaaacattttttttgagcGATGAAACATTGCAACATTCATTCAACATACTGTGAACATTTTTTGAGCGATGAAACATTGCAACATTATTTAATATACAGTGAAACATCATCCGGAGATTACGTCCGATCCGTAGCTTTCCCCCTATTTGTCGGCCAGTCTGATTTTCGTCTCTCGATCGCAAAACCGGATAAGAcaggtcccccaacttacgaaaccgtTTAACTAAGATCCCTCAGTAGTATTTGACTCGGTTTTGGCTGAGGTGGcgcgcttatgtggcaatttgattccaaaaataataaaacctatagagcccacatgtcagtttcacccacacaataataaaaaatggtggggcccacgtggaccccatcTGTCATACTCActactcttctctctatcccctctcattctctatcctctctctatccccctctctctctcccctgagaatggcgagcggcgagcggcggcgggcggcgcagaggggcggcggcgagcggcgagtggAGCAGAGGGGTGGCAGGTGGCTCACCGTGTCGAGGTCACGCCCCAGCACGTACGTCCTCTTGGCCGCCGTGTCAAATTGCTCCCGCAGCCGCATCAACGACCTCGTCATggaccgtcgccgcctcgccggccttgcgactaccgccgccgccgtcgtcaccttCGCGAACCCGCACAGCTCCGCCGATGCCTCCGCGCTCGCCGGCAACGACGGCGCCTCGCCGTCGCATATCGCCTTCTTGAGCCTCTCCCAGGACAGCCTCTCGCCGGCGGGTAGGATGGGGCAGCGACCCAAGAAGCCCGGCGAGGCACCGCGTGACCACCTCGGAGCCGATGcctagctgccgccgccggcgtcgtcgctgCTCCCGCCGACGCAGCCGGAGCCGCCCATCCGCGCCGACTGCCTCCCAAAGCCACATCTGGATAAGAGAGGCAATTCAACAGTGCTTATCCCAAAAAGATCAAGGAACTCCAAGAAAGCAAACAGTGCTTGTCCCAGAAGATCAAGAAACTCGAAGAAATTGAGTTTTGGAATCAGGGCAATTCATGTGCCCATCACACCAAGGTGAGATCagtagagaagaaaaaaagagatagatcATTGAGCTTTTCGTCATCTGTTTATATGTTATTGTGTGTCAGTTCATTTTGCCATCAATAATGCTGAGAAATTCTGGTTTGTATTGGAACACAGCCATGGAATCAATGAGCATTGAGGAGTACATCAGCACGCTGCACTGAAGGCGTCGTTCCCGCGGAATTGCAGCGAATGATGCACCGGAGGACGTCGTCGGAGATCGAGCTGGCGATGGCGGGCTACTTCGACGCCAGCGACGAGGCGTCGGAGATCTGTAAGCAGCTGCTGACGAACATCAAGAACACGTAGAGCAACTACCTGTCCATGGACAGCTTCCTCGCCACCATCTCCGACAGCGTCGCCGCTACCGATGGCGCCGCGGCGATGACAGCGGCAGCGCCGCTCGCTGCCATGCGGAGCAACCCGTTCAGCGACGTGGCGACGCGGAGTAGCTTCCGGCAGATCCACGACAGGTACTCGTCCATTCTCCATGCCATCAAGTCGAGCCACGGGAAGGCGGCGAGGAAGCTGAAGGTGGTG
The Oryza sativa Japonica Group chromosome 6, ASM3414082v1 DNA segment above includes these coding regions:
- the LOC107281227 gene encoding uncharacterized protein encodes the protein MDSFLATISDSVAATDGAAAMTAAAPLAAMRSNPFSDVATRSSFRQIHDRYSSILHAIKSSHGKAARKLKVVRAIRKVSRACGAAAAASVAVAAHLLFFGLLVGVPGPLLPAPLRPRPLLPVAPPPTSLGLPLRWEREEGER